From the Lathyrus oleraceus cultivar Zhongwan6 chromosome 4, CAAS_Psat_ZW6_1.0, whole genome shotgun sequence genome, one window contains:
- the LOC127136308 gene encoding uncharacterized protein LOC127136308, giving the protein MTNVMVQENEDLQVNHNQNVGVDGFYGLGNKKGIEFLELKQGNMIVVDYVTKFKELEILRFSVLVNKCKIYDEDSRAYAHYKIAIEKRNGNKCRSKHYVTPADKGKQKFRQKVAGGKEISGGGAHNPLKCFRCGELGYRAAECKSTCQKCFKCRKQEHRIAKCNNNVPTVVNLDILVPNFRNRGSVTHLFISLDFVDKFNLKVSYMIGSMVIDTPTNGSVTTSLVEMSLREDDQVLVMFASLRVESDVVASDIPMVCEFPDVFPEDICDLPPEQEVEFAIDLIPGTRHVSMAPYRMSASEFIELKRQLEDLLEKEFVRPSVAPRGAPMLLNKMKYGSMRLCFDYNN; this is encoded by the exons ATGACTAATGTGATGGTGCAAGAGAATGAGGATTTGCAGGTGAATCATAATCAAAATGTTGGTGTTGATGGCTTCTATGGGTTGGGAAA TAAGAAAGGGATTGAGTTCCTTGAGTTAAAGCAGGGAAATATGATTGTTGTTGATTATGTGACTAAGTTCAAAGAGCTG GAGATTCTTCGATTCTCAGTGTTGGTGAATAAGTGTAAGATCTATGATGAAGATAGTAGGGCATATGCTCACTATAAGATTGCTATTGAGAAGAGAAATGGGAATAAATGTCGTAGTAAACATTATGTAACTCCAGCTGATAAAGGAAAACAGAAGTTTCGTCAGAAGGTTGCAGGTGGGAAAGAGATAAGTGGGGGAGGAGCTCATAATCCTCTAAAATGTTTCAGGTGTGGAGAGTTGGGTTATCGTGCTGCTGAGTGTAAGAGTACATGTCAGAAGTGTTTCAAATGTAGGAAACAAGAGCACCGTATTGCTAAGTGCAATAATAATGTTCCAACTGTGGTGAACCTGGACATATTAGTACCCAATTTCAGAAACCGAGGAAG CGTGACACATTTGTTTATATCTCTTGATTTTGTCGACAAGTTTAATCTTAAAGTGTCTTATATGATTGGAAGTATGGTCATTGATACCCCAACTAATGGTTCGGTGACTACTTCATTG GTTGAGATGTCTTTGAGGGAGGATGATCAAGTTCTCGTGATGTTTGCTTCTTTGAGAGTGGAAAGCGATGTTGTGGCTAGTGATATTCCTATGGTGTGTGAGTTTCCTGATGTTTTTCCTGAGGATATTTGTGACTTGCCTCCGGAGCAAGAAGTTGAGTTTGCCATAGATTTAATACCTGGTACTAGACATGTGTCGATGGCACCATATAGGATGTCTGCATCAGAATTTATTGAACTGAAGAGGCAGTTAGAAGATCTATTAGAGAAGGAGTTTGTCAGACCTAGTGTGGCACCGCGGGGAGCGCCAATGTTGTTGAATAAGATGAAATatggtagcatgaggttgtgtTTTGATTACAACAACTGA